Proteins from a single region of Runella sp. SP2:
- a CDS encoding RagB/SusD family nutrient uptake outer membrane protein produces the protein MKKITSFCILFLGLVQWSCKDDFLVTTDPTRIGTDIFYKTQPQFEQALNGVYGQLQGITSTAYIFQEFTSDNTTLDFNPLDRGGAAGWEAFEFSTVNPGNGEIANLWNIHYAAMYNINYALEKLEPATIDATAKKEIEGQLKFIRAYHYFNLTRYFGDVILATKTLNNPNEAFDLVRTPQAEVYKQIEADLKDAVNLLPVKYPATGLGRVTKGAALSLLGKVYLTLKRYPEAVSTLKQVLPLGYSLYTNYKDNFDPAKKNGVESVFEVQYQGGNDLGEQSNFVYVFAPRLSQGAVTGFANTAPSGRNIPTNDMIAAYETGDLRKEISLQLGYTLSGNFVGIPFVNKYRYPHTITGRSDNNWPVLRYSDVLLMLAESINEATGPDAEALGYLNQVRKRAGLGELTGLTKDTFRTAVLKERRVELAFENHRWFDLQRTKTPAELAAFMNAYAAKEKANPTVSRGGIAFNALDYVYSDFEYYFPIPAPQILINSKLTQNPGYQ, from the coding sequence ATGAAAAAAATAACTTCTTTCTGTATTCTCTTTCTTGGTTTGGTGCAATGGTCGTGTAAAGATGATTTTTTGGTAACCACTGACCCTACCCGCATCGGAACGGACATTTTTTACAAAACCCAACCGCAGTTTGAACAAGCCCTCAACGGGGTGTACGGCCAATTGCAAGGGATTACAAGCACAGCTTACATTTTTCAGGAATTTACGTCGGACAATACCACGCTCGATTTCAACCCCCTCGACCGTGGGGGAGCTGCGGGTTGGGAAGCGTTTGAGTTTTCGACCGTCAACCCTGGCAATGGTGAAATCGCTAACTTGTGGAATATCCACTACGCGGCAATGTACAACATCAATTACGCCTTGGAAAAATTGGAGCCTGCCACTATCGACGCTACGGCAAAAAAGGAAATTGAAGGTCAACTCAAGTTCATCAGAGCATACCATTATTTTAACCTAACCCGTTACTTTGGGGATGTTATTTTGGCAACTAAAACCCTTAACAATCCAAACGAAGCCTTTGATTTGGTTCGTACTCCGCAGGCTGAAGTTTACAAACAAATTGAAGCTGACCTCAAAGACGCTGTCAACCTCCTTCCTGTTAAATATCCAGCAACAGGGCTAGGACGTGTAACAAAAGGAGCGGCATTGAGTTTGTTGGGCAAAGTTTATTTGACACTCAAACGCTATCCAGAGGCTGTAAGTACCTTAAAACAAGTGTTGCCGTTGGGGTATTCTCTTTATACCAACTACAAAGACAACTTTGACCCTGCTAAGAAAAACGGCGTTGAGTCCGTCTTTGAGGTGCAGTACCAAGGAGGAAACGACTTGGGTGAGCAAAGTAACTTTGTGTATGTATTTGCGCCACGTTTGTCGCAAGGTGCGGTAACAGGTTTTGCCAATACGGCTCCAAGTGGACGCAACATCCCTACCAATGACATGATTGCGGCCTACGAAACGGGAGACTTACGTAAAGAGATTTCGCTTCAGCTGGGCTATACCCTCAGCGGAAACTTCGTAGGAATTCCGTTTGTCAATAAATACCGTTATCCCCACACCATTACTGGACGCTCGGACAATAACTGGCCCGTTTTACGCTATTCGGATGTATTATTGATGCTGGCCGAATCTATCAACGAAGCAACGGGACCCGACGCTGAGGCGCTGGGCTACCTCAACCAAGTTCGTAAACGGGCAGGATTGGGTGAGTTAACTGGCTTGACAAAAGACACTTTCCGAACAGCCGTTCTCAAAGAGCGCCGTGTGGAATTGGCCTTTGAAAATCACCGCTGGTTTGACCTCCAACGCACCAAAACCCCCGCCGAATTGGCCGCTTTTATGAACGCTTATGCCGCCAAAGAAAAAGCCAACCCGACCGTATCGCGTGGAGGAATTGCGTTCAACGCGTTAGACTATGTATATAGCGATTTTGAGTATTATTTCCCGATTCCAGCACCACAGATTTTGATCAACTCAAAACTTACTCAAAACCCTGGTTATCAGTAG
- a CDS encoding DUF1549 domain-containing protein has product MQETTETFWLWLFLGRLHPLVVHFPIGLLCVAFVLELFDWRRKSNELQAGIKALVWIGAGSAVLAAIFGLFLINFEDYGGDAVSLHQWTGLATMAFSLAAVWALRSQKQQLFRGLLGFTVLGITVAGHYGALLTHGETYLTEVLPFNKSSENEPSGGTNFTFASNGQPLNEQQLSELNVEVRSILAHNCYSCHGEAKTKGELRLDKKEFIFKGGEHGPIIVAGKPEKSEIIRRITLPVGHKEAMPTKGKRLSEKEVATLEFWIKQGAPWPDGPEKSIYRVAELAPRLPALPPATADATQPIDRFVNAYFQQNKISWKGVVDDRTYIRRVYLDVVGLLPTPEAIKAFETDARPNKRELLVTSLLNRNEDYAQHWLTFWNDALRNDYSGTGYITGGRFDITKWLYASLKSNKPYNQFVKELISPTKESEGFIKGIKWRGTINASQRTEMQAAQNVAQVFLGLNLKCASCHDSFISDWKLEDAYAFANIFADSTLEIHRCDKPTGKMAGRRLLFKELGTIKESPVTAERLKELADFLVQPKDGRLYRTLVNRVWAQLMGRGIVEPVDMMDNAPWSQDLLDYLAYDFDQNGHDIKKLLYNILTSKTYQLPSIGIKDAGLLTSNDFVFQGMVRRRMSAEQFADAISVAFNQMYADSVMALKRLPETIKSEIPFPRASLVINDPFMTALGRPNRETVSTSRNSQANLLQALELTNGTKFNSTLKNGAIKWQAKYPTSDLLVKELYRKSLGREPQPKELSVAQKIVGTKPSVEGIQDLVWAIALHPEFQLIY; this is encoded by the coding sequence GTGCAAGAAACAACAGAAACCTTCTGGCTTTGGCTTTTTTTAGGACGACTACACCCCTTGGTTGTTCACTTTCCCATCGGCCTACTTTGCGTGGCTTTCGTTTTAGAGCTTTTCGACTGGCGGCGCAAATCCAACGAGCTTCAAGCAGGCATCAAAGCCTTGGTATGGATTGGCGCAGGTAGTGCCGTCTTAGCCGCTATTTTTGGGCTATTCTTAATCAATTTTGAAGACTACGGTGGCGATGCAGTAAGCCTACACCAATGGACAGGACTGGCAACAATGGCCTTCTCATTGGCAGCGGTTTGGGCTTTGCGTTCCCAAAAACAGCAACTCTTCCGTGGACTTTTAGGCTTCACGGTATTGGGCATTACTGTAGCAGGGCATTATGGTGCGCTTTTGACCCACGGTGAAACCTACCTTACCGAAGTCTTACCTTTTAACAAATCCTCGGAAAACGAACCTTCTGGCGGTACCAACTTTACGTTCGCCAGCAATGGCCAACCCTTGAACGAACAGCAACTGAGCGAACTCAACGTAGAAGTGCGGTCGATTCTGGCCCACAATTGCTACAGCTGCCACGGCGAAGCCAAAACCAAAGGTGAGCTTCGTCTCGATAAAAAAGAATTTATATTTAAAGGAGGCGAACACGGCCCCATCATTGTGGCTGGGAAACCCGAGAAGAGCGAAATCATTCGTCGTATCACGCTTCCAGTTGGTCATAAAGAGGCTATGCCAACCAAAGGTAAACGCCTCTCAGAAAAAGAAGTGGCGACCCTTGAATTTTGGATAAAACAAGGTGCTCCTTGGCCCGACGGCCCCGAAAAAAGTATTTATCGCGTTGCGGAATTAGCGCCTCGTTTGCCTGCCCTTCCTCCTGCTACTGCCGACGCTACCCAGCCCATCGACCGCTTCGTCAATGCGTATTTCCAACAAAATAAAATTTCGTGGAAAGGCGTAGTCGATGACCGCACCTACATTCGTCGGGTGTATTTAGATGTGGTAGGCTTACTACCAACCCCCGAGGCCATCAAAGCCTTTGAAACCGACGCTCGCCCTAACAAGCGTGAGCTTTTAGTGACGTCTTTACTCAACCGAAATGAAGATTATGCTCAACATTGGCTTACGTTTTGGAACGATGCCCTCCGCAACGATTATTCAGGAACGGGCTACATCACAGGTGGGCGCTTTGATATAACCAAATGGCTGTATGCTTCGCTGAAAAGCAATAAACCCTATAATCAATTTGTCAAGGAACTTATAAGCCCCACCAAAGAATCGGAAGGGTTTATCAAGGGCATCAAATGGCGCGGCACAATTAACGCAAGTCAGCGTACCGAGATGCAAGCGGCCCAAAACGTGGCGCAGGTGTTTTTGGGACTTAACCTTAAATGCGCTTCCTGCCACGACAGCTTTATTAGCGATTGGAAACTGGAAGATGCTTACGCTTTTGCCAATATTTTTGCCGATTCTACCCTCGAAATCCACCGTTGCGACAAGCCTACGGGCAAAATGGCAGGACGTCGGTTGTTGTTCAAAGAACTTGGAACCATCAAAGAATCACCCGTTACGGCGGAGCGTTTGAAAGAACTTGCCGACTTTTTGGTACAACCCAAAGATGGCCGTTTGTACCGTACTTTGGTCAATCGGGTATGGGCACAGTTGATGGGTCGTGGTATTGTGGAGCCCGTTGACATGATGGATAACGCTCCTTGGAGTCAAGATTTATTGGACTATCTCGCCTACGATTTTGACCAAAATGGCCACGACATCAAAAAGCTTTTGTACAACATCCTTACGTCCAAAACTTACCAACTTCCTTCCATTGGAATAAAAGACGCAGGTTTGCTTACCTCCAACGATTTTGTTTTTCAAGGAATGGTTCGTCGTCGGATGAGTGCAGAGCAGTTTGCCGATGCCATCAGTGTAGCCTTTAACCAGATGTATGCCGACTCAGTAATGGCTTTAAAACGTTTGCCCGAAACCATCAAATCGGAGATACCGTTTCCACGGGCTTCGTTGGTCATCAACGACCCATTTATGACGGCTTTAGGCCGCCCCAACCGCGAAACCGTGAGTACGAGCCGAAATTCGCAAGCCAATTTGCTGCAAGCATTGGAACTTACCAACGGTACCAAATTTAACTCCACCCTCAAAAACGGTGCGATAAAATGGCAGGCGAAGTACCCAACTTCTGATTTGTTGGTAAAAGAATTATATCGCAAATCACTGGGGCGCGAACCCCAACCCAAAGAGTTGAGTGTCGCGCAAAAAATCGTTGGTACAAAACCGAGCGTAGAAGGGATTCAAGATTTGGTCTGGGCCATTGCTTTACACCCTGAATTTCAGTTAATTTATTGA
- a CDS encoding DUF1501 domain-containing protein produces the protein MTNRWNRREFLQKTSAATLAAMAASAPLPSLLSGCTKKIGQTNGTADTVILLWMAGGMAHTETFDPKRYTPFEKGMEGNRVLSTFKSHPTVLDGIHFSEGLQSIGKVMDKGTLIRSYVAADLGHILHSRHQYNWHTCYEPPQTVAAPHIGAWIAKELGPKNPVIPAFIDIGQRFTVGEAEELKAFHTAGFLGNEYGPFFIPDPSQGLESVRPPVGMDAKRFERRNQLYNDLISNSAFGEFGSDYQKESLRRSMEQAYMLLNSPESKAFNLSTEPKESFDIYNTGRFGLGCLLARRLTEQGARFISVTTEYEPFFGWDTHENGHTRLVDMKKMIDGPIAQLIKDLDKSGHLDRTLIILASEFSRDMMVEGRPDAKVQEQVNQPEILSDMKFYGMHRHFTDGCSVLMFGGGIKRGFAYGKTADERPCKTIENPIKIDGLHQTIYHALGISPDTQYEIEKRPFYTTPDGKGKAVMDLFA, from the coding sequence ATGACAAATAGATGGAATAGAAGGGAGTTTCTCCAAAAAACAAGCGCCGCAACCTTGGCGGCCATGGCAGCAAGTGCCCCCCTCCCAAGTTTATTATCGGGCTGTACCAAAAAAATAGGCCAGACCAACGGCACTGCCGACACTGTTATTTTATTGTGGATGGCAGGGGGAATGGCGCACACCGAGACTTTTGACCCTAAACGATATACTCCTTTTGAAAAAGGAATGGAAGGCAATCGGGTATTGAGCACGTTCAAGTCGCACCCAACGGTACTCGATGGGATTCATTTTTCGGAAGGGCTGCAATCCATTGGTAAAGTGATGGACAAAGGCACGCTGATTCGGTCGTACGTCGCGGCTGACTTGGGGCACATCCTTCACTCTCGTCACCAATACAACTGGCACACTTGTTACGAACCCCCACAAACGGTGGCAGCACCGCACATTGGGGCTTGGATTGCCAAAGAACTTGGCCCCAAAAACCCCGTCATTCCTGCTTTCATTGACATCGGTCAACGTTTTACGGTAGGTGAAGCCGAAGAGTTAAAGGCATTTCATACCGCAGGATTTTTGGGCAACGAATACGGCCCGTTTTTTATACCTGACCCCAGTCAGGGACTAGAAAGCGTTCGGCCGCCCGTTGGGATGGATGCCAAGCGTTTTGAGCGTCGGAATCAATTATACAATGACTTGATTAGCAACAGTGCTTTTGGCGAATTTGGCAGCGATTACCAAAAAGAATCGCTGCGTCGGTCGATGGAACAGGCTTATATGTTGCTCAATTCGCCCGAGTCCAAAGCCTTCAACCTGAGCACAGAACCAAAAGAAAGCTTTGATATTTACAACACGGGACGGTTTGGATTGGGTTGCTTGTTGGCGCGCCGCCTGACCGAACAAGGTGCTCGCTTTATCAGCGTGACAACCGAGTATGAACCGTTTTTTGGTTGGGATACCCACGAAAATGGCCATACGCGCTTGGTGGATATGAAAAAGATGATTGATGGCCCCATTGCACAGTTGATTAAAGACCTTGACAAATCGGGGCACCTCGACCGTACGCTCATCATTTTGGCCAGCGAATTTAGCCGCGACATGATGGTGGAAGGCCGCCCCGACGCGAAGGTGCAAGAGCAGGTAAATCAACCAGAGATTTTATCAGACATGAAGTTCTACGGAATGCACCGCCACTTTACCGATGGCTGTTCGGTGTTGATGTTTGGCGGAGGAATCAAACGCGGGTTTGCCTACGGAAAAACCGCCGATGAGCGCCCTTGCAAAACGATTGAGAACCCCATCAAAATCGACGGCCTCCACCAAACGATTTACCACGCCCTTGGCATTTCTCCTGATACTCAGTACGAAATTGAAAAGCGTCCGTTCTACACAACCCCCGATGGAAAAGGAAAAGCTGTAATGGATTTGTTTGCGTAA
- a CDS encoding PSD1 and planctomycete cytochrome C domain-containing protein: protein MKKETFFLTFVVAGMLTYLQACKGSSTPTEEELPDEISYNFDIRPILSDKCLACHGPDANKRQAGLRLDDPVSAFAALKENPSAHAIVAGKPGMSEVFLRITTKDTSKVMPPKESNLTLSPREVSLIERWIEQGAKYEKHWAFVAPKKAALPEVDNEKWVKNEIDYFVLQKQEQKGLTPNDEADKERLLKRVSLDLVGLPPTLKMMEGFLADNSPNAYEKVVDELLKNPSYGEKMAIYWLDLARYADSHGYQDDGYRTQWPWRDWVIHALNKNMPYDQFVTWQLAGDYLPSPPNDPENKEHLLATGFNRNHKITEEGGVIPEEYRISYVTDRNDLFGKAFLGLTMECAHCHDHKYDPFSQKDYYQLFAFFNNVNEVGIESVIGGPETYAKKPLMQISNQDVKSILKFINKPDTNGLIVSVMTDLDTVRKTHILRRGSYDAPGDVVEPNAPNIILPFNKNYPKNRLGLAKWLFNKKNPLTARVFVNQIWQEFFGKGIVKTTGDFGMQGELPSNPALLDWLAVDLMEHNWNIKRLVKQIVMSATYRQSAVVSPEKLAADPDNIYLARAPRYRIHAEFVRDVVLSSSGLLVRTIGGPSVKPYQPPGLWEGATSGRGLLSMYVQDHGNQLYRRGMYTLIKRTVPPPMLTIFDASTRDMCEVKRLRTNTPLQALIMLNDPTVLEASRVLAAKLLEEKSATKEKITKAFRLIVCRKPTEQEVDILESYYQKELKKLNPTRAEKALAVGEYPIPVQMDKVQLAALMRIVNTIYNLEETLMKT, encoded by the coding sequence ATGAAAAAAGAAACGTTTTTCTTGACCTTCGTTGTGGCTGGTATGCTTACGTATCTGCAAGCCTGCAAGGGTAGTTCGACCCCCACCGAGGAAGAACTACCCGATGAGATAAGCTACAACTTTGACATTCGGCCTATTCTCTCCGATAAGTGTTTGGCCTGCCACGGCCCCGATGCCAACAAACGGCAAGCAGGACTTCGTCTGGACGACCCAGTCAGTGCCTTTGCGGCGTTGAAAGAGAACCCATCGGCCCATGCCATTGTGGCAGGAAAGCCTGGTATGTCAGAGGTATTTTTGAGGATTACGACCAAAGATACCTCCAAAGTGATGCCGCCGAAAGAATCAAATTTGACACTCAGTCCTCGTGAAGTTTCTCTCATCGAACGCTGGATTGAACAAGGAGCCAAGTACGAAAAACACTGGGCGTTTGTGGCTCCCAAAAAAGCCGCACTCCCCGAGGTGGACAATGAAAAATGGGTCAAAAACGAAATTGATTACTTTGTTCTCCAGAAACAAGAACAAAAAGGGCTGACTCCCAACGACGAAGCGGACAAAGAACGCTTGTTGAAACGCGTTAGCCTTGATTTAGTGGGCCTTCCTCCTACCCTTAAAATGATGGAGGGTTTCTTAGCCGACAACAGTCCCAACGCCTACGAAAAAGTGGTGGACGAGTTGTTGAAAAACCCTTCGTATGGTGAAAAAATGGCCATTTATTGGCTCGATTTAGCCCGCTACGCCGATTCGCACGGCTACCAAGACGACGGCTACCGCACCCAATGGCCTTGGCGCGACTGGGTGATTCATGCACTAAACAAAAACATGCCTTACGACCAGTTTGTCACGTGGCAGCTCGCGGGCGATTATCTCCCAAGTCCGCCTAATGACCCTGAAAATAAAGAACATTTACTGGCAACGGGTTTTAACCGCAACCACAAAATCACGGAAGAAGGCGGGGTAATTCCCGAAGAATATCGGATTAGCTACGTCACCGACCGAAACGATTTGTTTGGGAAAGCTTTTTTGGGACTTACGATGGAATGTGCTCATTGCCACGACCACAAGTACGACCCTTTTTCCCAAAAAGATTATTACCAGTTATTTGCCTTTTTTAATAACGTCAACGAAGTTGGTATCGAATCGGTGATTGGTGGGCCAGAAACTTACGCCAAAAAACCGTTGATGCAAATCAGCAATCAGGACGTTAAGAGCATCCTGAAGTTCATCAATAAACCCGATACCAACGGACTGATTGTATCGGTTATGACGGACTTGGACACGGTACGAAAAACGCACATTTTGCGGCGGGGCTCGTACGATGCCCCAGGCGACGTGGTAGAGCCTAATGCGCCTAATATCATTTTGCCTTTTAACAAAAACTACCCCAAAAACCGCCTCGGGTTAGCCAAATGGCTTTTTAACAAAAAAAATCCGCTGACCGCTCGGGTGTTTGTCAACCAAATCTGGCAAGAGTTTTTTGGAAAAGGTATCGTAAAAACAACGGGGGATTTTGGAATGCAGGGCGAACTTCCCTCCAACCCCGCCTTGCTCGACTGGCTGGCGGTGGATTTGATGGAACATAATTGGAACATCAAACGCCTCGTCAAACAAATCGTCATGTCGGCTACTTATCGTCAATCGGCCGTGGTTTCTCCTGAAAAATTAGCCGCCGACCCCGACAATATTTACCTTGCCCGCGCTCCTCGTTATCGGATTCATGCGGAGTTCGTACGCGATGTTGTTTTGTCGAGCAGTGGTTTGTTGGTTCGCACCATCGGTGGGCCGAGCGTAAAGCCTTACCAGCCACCTGGGCTGTGGGAAGGAGCGACTTCGGGACGTGGGCTGTTGTCGATGTATGTGCAAGACCACGGCAATCAGCTTTATCGAAGAGGCATGTACACCTTGATAAAACGCACGGTTCCGCCTCCGATGTTGACCATTTTTGATGCAAGTACCCGCGACATGTGCGAAGTGAAGCGATTGAGAACCAACACGCCGCTTCAAGCGCTCATCATGCTCAACGACCCCACGGTGTTGGAAGCATCAAGAGTGTTAGCGGCCAAGCTTCTTGAAGAAAAATCGGCAACGAAAGAGAAAATCACCAAAGCATTCCGCCTTATTGTTTGCCGAAAACCTACTGAGCAGGAAGTGGATATTTTGGAAAGTTATTACCAAAAAGAGCTTAAAAAACTCAACCCAACACGTGCGGAGAAAGCACTTGCCGTTGGTGAGTATCCTATTCCAGTACAGATGGATAAGGTGCAGTTGGCGGCATTGATGCGGATTGTGAATACCATTTATAATTTGGAAGAGACTTTGATGAAAACGTAG
- a CDS encoding DUF1501 domain-containing protein: MDKEILEHGLTFNRRRFLSTMSLGLGSVALGSLMIPNLLNGGDQDGANFVPGIPHFAPKAKRVIYLFQNGAPSQMEMFDYKPKLREMVGQELPPSVRGMQRLTGMTANQASFPLAGSFTDFKQYGQSGAWISDLLPYTSKIVDDLCIVRSMYTEAINHDPALTFLQTGSQQGNRPSMGAWLSYGLGNENKNLPDFAVLLSRGIGNGQGVYSKLWTNGFLDSIHQGVQFSKGEDPVLYLRDPEGMNREERRDMLDNLASLNDLSYKEFGDPEITAKIKQYEMAYRMQTAVPEVMDVSKEPDDVVKLYGPDCLVPGTYAANCLLARKLSENGVRFVQLYHQGWDQHGNLPFEITSQAKDVDQASAALVTDLKQRGLLDETLVIWGGEFGRTSYSQGKLTADNYGRDHHPRCFSIWMAGGGIKPGTVYGETDELGYNISRNPVHVHDFHATVLHLLGLNHEQLTFKHLGRRYRLTDVAGRVVRDIIS, encoded by the coding sequence ATTGACAAAGAAATCCTTGAACATGGCCTGACCTTCAATCGTCGTCGCTTCTTGTCCACCATGAGTTTGGGACTAGGAAGCGTGGCACTAGGTTCGTTGATGATCCCAAATCTATTGAACGGCGGCGACCAAGACGGGGCAAATTTTGTTCCGGGTATTCCTCACTTTGCACCAAAAGCCAAGCGGGTCATTTATTTGTTTCAAAACGGAGCTCCTTCCCAAATGGAAATGTTTGATTACAAACCCAAACTGCGCGAAATGGTGGGGCAAGAATTACCGCCTTCGGTACGAGGTATGCAGCGACTGACGGGGATGACGGCCAACCAAGCATCGTTTCCGTTGGCAGGTTCCTTCACTGATTTTAAGCAATACGGCCAATCGGGAGCGTGGATAAGCGACTTATTGCCCTATACTTCCAAAATCGTCGATGACCTTTGTATCGTGCGCTCTATGTACACCGAAGCCATCAACCACGACCCTGCCCTGACCTTTTTGCAGACAGGCTCGCAGCAAGGAAATCGCCCGAGTATGGGGGCTTGGCTAAGTTATGGATTGGGCAACGAAAATAAAAATTTACCCGATTTTGCCGTATTACTTTCGCGCGGAATTGGCAACGGACAAGGGGTTTATTCCAAACTTTGGACCAACGGATTTTTGGATTCCATTCACCAAGGAGTTCAATTTAGTAAAGGTGAAGACCCAGTGCTTTATTTGCGCGACCCCGAAGGCATGAACCGTGAAGAACGACGGGATATGCTAGACAACTTAGCATCACTCAACGACCTGTCTTACAAGGAGTTTGGCGACCCCGAAATTACTGCCAAAATCAAACAGTACGAAATGGCGTATCGGATGCAAACAGCCGTTCCCGAAGTGATGGACGTGTCGAAAGAACCCGACGATGTGGTCAAACTTTACGGCCCCGATTGTTTGGTTCCAGGTACGTATGCGGCCAATTGCCTGTTAGCCAGAAAATTGTCTGAAAACGGCGTTCGTTTTGTGCAATTGTATCACCAAGGCTGGGACCAACACGGCAACCTTCCTTTTGAAATTACGAGCCAAGCTAAGGACGTGGATCAAGCTTCGGCAGCGTTGGTAACCGACCTCAAACAACGGGGTTTGCTCGACGAAACCCTCGTCATTTGGGGTGGAGAGTTTGGCCGCACAAGCTACAGCCAAGGCAAACTGACGGCTGACAACTATGGCCGCGACCACCACCCTCGTTGCTTTAGTATTTGGATGGCAGGCGGAGGCATCAAGCCTGGTACCGTTTATGGTGAAACCGACGAGTTGGGATATAACATCAGCCGTAATCCCGTTCACGTACACGATTTTCACGCCACGGTACTGCACCTTCTTGGCCTCAATCACGAACAACTGACCTTCAAACACCTGGGTCGCCGTTACCGCCTCACCGACGTGGCAGGCAGAGTAGTACGCGACATTATCAGCTAA